A part of Tardiphaga sp. vice304 genomic DNA contains:
- the bioB gene encoding biotin synthase BioB, protein MNQIFAAPLGHADSANLPRHDWQRDQAQELYDLPFADLMFQAQSVHRAHFDPNHVETASLLSIKTGGCAEDCGYCSQSAKYDTDVTATKLMDCESVVATAQRAKEAGASRFCMAAAWRNPKDRDLDRVCEMVSAVKGLGLETCATLGMLTPDQAQRLQDSGLDFYNHNVDTSREFYGKIISTRTMEDRIETLAHARHAGLKVCCGGIVGMGEQVEDRLGMLVLLANLPHHPESVPINMWQEVRGVPVNDMAERPDPIALVRMIATARIMMPRSVVRLSAGRQYMTDELQALCFLAGANSIFIGDVLLTTKNPQIDRDSALLGRLGITSALDHVKTSATANPA, encoded by the coding sequence ATGAACCAGATATTTGCCGCCCCGCTCGGGCATGCCGATTCGGCAAATCTGCCGCGCCATGACTGGCAGCGCGACCAGGCGCAGGAATTGTACGACCTGCCTTTCGCCGACCTGATGTTTCAGGCGCAGAGCGTTCACCGCGCCCATTTCGATCCGAATCACGTCGAGACCGCGAGCCTGCTCAGCATCAAGACCGGCGGCTGCGCCGAGGATTGCGGCTACTGCTCGCAGAGCGCGAAATACGACACCGACGTCACGGCCACGAAGCTGATGGATTGCGAATCGGTGGTCGCCACCGCGCAGCGCGCCAAGGAGGCCGGCGCCAGCCGCTTCTGCATGGCGGCGGCGTGGCGCAACCCGAAGGACCGGGATCTCGACCGGGTCTGCGAGATGGTCAGCGCCGTCAAGGGTCTCGGCCTCGAGACCTGCGCCACTCTGGGCATGCTGACGCCGGACCAGGCGCAGCGCCTGCAGGATTCCGGCCTCGATTTCTACAACCACAACGTCGATACCTCGCGCGAATTCTACGGCAAGATCATCTCGACCCGGACCATGGAAGACCGCATCGAGACGCTGGCGCATGCGCGCCACGCCGGCTTGAAGGTCTGCTGCGGCGGTATCGTCGGGATGGGCGAGCAGGTCGAGGACCGGCTGGGCATGCTGGTGCTGCTGGCCAACCTGCCGCATCACCCGGAAAGCGTGCCGATCAACATGTGGCAGGAGGTCCGTGGCGTGCCGGTCAACGACATGGCCGAGCGTCCCGACCCGATCGCGCTGGTGCGGATGATCGCCACCGCCCGAATCATGATGCCGCGATCCGTGGTGCGGCTGTCCGCCGGCCGGCAATACATGACCGATGAATTGCAGGCTTTGTGCTTCCTCGCCGGCGCCAACTCGATCTTCATCGGCGACGTGCTGCTGACGACGAAGAATCCGCAGATCGACCGCGATTCGGCGCTGCTGGGCCGCCTCGGCATCACCTCCGCGCTCGACCATGTGAAAACGTCCGCGACAGCCAATCCAGCCTGA
- a CDS encoding MBL fold metallo-hydrolase has protein sequence MHSKTHTTKASADGLRYPWESHPGADQVVEVAPGILWVRLDLPFRLNHVNIYLIADGDGYAMVDTGIGNEATIAAWTTLFEGVLRGKTISRVIVTHAHPDHVGQAGWMVQRFHCPFYMSQVEYLQGVYHQNRRTDERVVNSRNFFRRHGMDEAITEQLLGRGQDYLKKTVPLPAAYVRLSDGDDITIGQRRFRVITGAGHSPDQVMLYCAEDGLFLSADQVLSKISPNVSVWAHEPDENALGSYLHSLNRLGEVLPDDVLVLPGHGVPFYGLKIRTRQLADHHEERCQMIVAACAASARTSAELVPVVFSKHKLDAHQTGFAAGELIAHVNYMLAQKRLTSELGVDQVLRFSSR, from the coding sequence ATGCATTCGAAAACCCACACCACTAAAGCATCCGCCGACGGCCTGCGTTACCCGTGGGAGAGTCATCCCGGCGCCGACCAAGTCGTCGAGGTCGCGCCCGGCATTTTGTGGGTACGGCTCGACCTGCCGTTCCGCCTCAACCATGTGAACATCTATTTGATCGCCGACGGTGACGGCTATGCGATGGTCGATACCGGAATCGGCAACGAGGCGACGATTGCGGCATGGACGACGCTGTTCGAGGGCGTCTTGCGCGGCAAGACCATCAGCCGGGTGATCGTCACCCACGCACATCCCGACCATGTCGGCCAGGCCGGCTGGATGGTGCAGCGATTCCATTGCCCGTTCTACATGTCGCAGGTCGAATATCTGCAGGGCGTCTATCACCAGAACCGCCGCACCGACGAGCGGGTGGTGAACTCGCGCAACTTCTTCCGCCGCCACGGCATGGACGAGGCGATCACCGAGCAGTTGCTTGGCCGCGGCCAGGATTATCTGAAGAAGACCGTGCCGCTGCCGGCCGCCTATGTCCGGCTGTCGGACGGCGATGACATCACGATCGGCCAGCGCCGCTTCCGCGTGATCACCGGCGCCGGCCATTCGCCGGATCAGGTGATGCTGTATTGCGCCGAGGACGGCCTGTTTCTGTCGGCCGATCAGGTGCTCAGCAAGATTTCCCCGAATGTCAGCGTCTGGGCGCACGAGCCCGACGAAAACGCGCTCGGCTCCTATCTGCACTCCCTCAACCGCCTCGGCGAAGTGCTGCCGGACGACGTGCTGGTGCTGCCCGGTCACGGCGTGCCGTTCTACGGGCTCAAGATCCGCACCCGGCAGCTTGCCGACCACCACGAGGAGCGCTGCCAGATGATCGTCGCGGCGTGTGCGGCTAGCGCCAGAACCTCGGCCGAACTGGTGCCGGTGGTGTTTTCCAAACACAAGCTCGACGCGCATCAGACCGGCTTTGCCGCCGGCGAACTGATCGCCCATGTCAATTACATGCTGGCGCAGAAGCGGCTGACATCGGAACTTGGAGTCGACCAGGTGCTGCGGTTCAGCAGCCGCTGA